One genomic segment of Syngnathus acus chromosome 1, fSynAcu1.2, whole genome shotgun sequence includes these proteins:
- the usp38 gene encoding ubiquitin carboxyl-terminal hydrolase 38 isoform X2 codes for MDKILEGLISSAHTLPVKKAIVKKVVEAAEKDVAAEECRALFAATTRLILLGEDPFQKQVGFQVLEAYARYHRSAFEAFFTKDFVLGLLQQGYEQLDHKDPAVVDYIHCGLRLLISCPAVLELFAVVQVEVLRMVCERPGPAACARLASLLSDFVQCVPRDKGGVLFCQQLVRTIGYFHCLANQEQELGEYVAQVTKVSTLLQNIWKAEPATLLPSLQEVFAIISSTDPAFEPSIALASLVQYIPVQMITVLIKSLTTDQNVKDANMTKALCRMIDWLSWPLAQHVDTWVIALLKGLAAVQKFTILIDVTLLKIELVFNRLWYPIVRPGALAVLSHMLLSFQHSPEAFHLVIPHVVHLVQSLQADGLPTSKAFLLQFSELVHCMMYQYSGFPDLYDHILEAIKDLPKPSEEKIKLVLNQSAWTSQSNSFASGPLRQVGKSETGKTGLVNLGNTCFMNSILQTLFMATDFRRHVLSLRLNGCSTLMKKLQMLFAFLAHTQRAAYAPRNFLEVSRPPWFNAGSQQDCSEYLRFLLDRLHEEEKTIQVLESNNPSVPTDAIDASGKEASAPTSPEEGEAPAPKVDDNDRRTLIERTFGGKLVTGIRCTHCDCVSEKEEPFTDLSLAFCPSRGATKSDESKVVCQGSVNGGSETPMPGTKDQSGHVHGLPENNEPPLTVPDLVDYFLAPEILDKDNAYFCGKCGSLRRAERTLKVMSAPEYLILTLLRFAYDAKCHVRRKILDNVTIPPRLRLPVHRPSVTLPAPPLQPASSPPLVDSPESSENLAKKLKPSRRDEEVQSVLYVLSSVVMHSGVSSESGHYYSYGCDSTAEGDAVCQEDLSQGEQARQGPSGQGGGSSVPTSDWLLFNDSRVTFASFQSVQNITSRFPKDTAYVLMYRKQEVAGQASIKGPTASGIRQSAEPPLQKELLDAIIKDNKLYLQEQELNARTQALQAPSSSCSFRPNGSDDNNPPGSCGPSGGGGGGGGFNTISRLVF; via the exons atggacaaaattTTGGAGGGCCTGATCAGCTCTGCTCACACGCTTCCGGTGAAGAAGGCCATTGTGAAAAAGGTGGTGGAGGCGGCAGAGAAGGACGTGGCGGCGGAGGAGTGCCGGGCTCTGTTTGCTGCCACGACCCGCCTCATCCTGCTGGGGGAGGACCCCTTCCAGAAGCAA GTGGGCTTCCAGGTCCTGGAGGCGTACGCACGCTACCACCGCTCGGCGTTTGAGGCGTTCTTCACCAAGGACTTTGTGCTGGGCCTGCTGCAGCAGGGCTACGAGCAGCTGGATCACAAAGACCCCGCCGTGGTGGACTACATCCACTGCGGCTTGCGGCTGCTCATCAGTTGCCCCGCCGTGCTGGAGCTTTTCGCCGTGGTCCAGGTGGAGGTGCTGAGGATGGTGTGCGAGCGGCCCGGGCCGGCCGCGTGCGCCCGTCTCGCCTCCCTGCTGTCGGACTTTGTGCAGTGCGTGCCCAGGGACAAGGGCGGCGTCCTGTTCTGCCAGCAGCTGGTGAGGACCATCGGCTACTTCCACTGCCTGGCCAACCAGGAGCAGGAACTGGGCGAGTACGTGGCCCAGGTCACCAAGGTCAGCACGTTGCTGCAGAACATCTGGAAGGCCGAGCCGGCCACGCTGCTGCCTTCCCTACAGGAGGTCTTCGCCATCATCTCTTCTACGG ACCCAGCGTTCGAACCGTCCATCGCCTTGGCCAGTCTGGTGCAGTACATCCCGGTCCAGATGATCACAGTGCTTATTAAGAGTCTCACCACAGACCAGAATGTCAAAGACGCAAACATGACCAAAGCACTCTGCAG GATGATTGACTGGCTCTCTTGGCCTCTGGCCCAGCACGTGGACACCTGGGTTATCGCTTTGCTCAAAGGCCTGGCCGCCGTTCAGAAGTTCACCATCCTCATAGATGTCACTCTGCTCAAAATTGAACTG GTGTTCAATCGTCTGTGGTACCCCATCGTGCGACCGGGGGCCCTCGCCGTCCTCTCCCACATGCTCCTCAGTTTCCAGCATTCTCCCGAGGCCTTCCATCTG GTTATTCCGCACGTGGTGCATCTGGTGCAGTCGCTGCAGGCCGACGGGCTCCCCACCAGTAAAGCCTTCCTGCTGCAGTTCAGCGAGCTCGTGCACTGCATGATGTATCAGTATTCTGGATTCCCTGATCTCTACGACCACATTTTGGAAGCCATCAAG GATCTGCCGAAACCAAGCGAGGAGAAGATCAAGCTGGTGCTGAATCAAAGTGCCTGGACGTCCCAGTCCAACTCTTTTGCCTCGGGACCGCTGAGGCAGGTCGGGAAGTCCGAGACTGGCAAGACGGGCTTGGTCAACCTGGGCAACACCTGCTTCATGAACAGCATCCTGCAGACGCTCTTCATGGCCACAGA TTTCAGACGACACGTGTTGTCGCTGCGCCTGAACGGTTGCAGCACGCTGATGAAGAAGCTGCAGATGCTCTTTGCTTTCCTTGCACACACTCAG AGGGCGGCCTACGCTCCGAGGAACTTCTTGGAGGTGTCCCGCCCGCCGTGGTTTAATGCGGGCTCTCAGCAGGACTGCTCAGAGTACCTCCGCTTTCTCCTCGACAG GTTACACGAAGAGGAGAAAACCATTCAGGTGTTGGAATCAAACAACCCAAGTGTTCCCACCGACGCCATCGATGCAAGCGGCAAAGAAGCGAGCGCTCCGACGTCCCCCGAAGAAGGCGAAGCTCCCGCTCCAAAAGTGGACGACAACGACAGACGGACCTTGATTGAGAGGACTTTTGGCGGGAAACTCGTGACGGGCATCCGCTGCACCCACTGCGACTGCGTCTCCGAGAAGGAAGAGCCCTTCACGGACCTTTCGCTGGCCTTCTGCCCCTCGCGGGGTGCCACCAAA TCGGACGAGTCCAAAGTGGTTTGCCAGGGTTCCGTCAACGGCGGCAGCGAGACCCCTATGCCGGGGACCAAAGACCAATCCGGACACGTCCACGGCCTGCCAGAGAACAACGAACCTCCCCTCACCGTGCCCGACCTGGTGGACTACTTCCTAGCTCCGGAGATCCTGGATAAGGACAACGCCTACTTTTGTGGCAAGTGTGGCAGCCTGCGAAGGGCAGAGCGGACCCTCAAGGTGATGTCAGCCCCCGAGTACCTGATCCTCACGCTGCTACGCTTCGCTTACGACGCCAAGTGCCACGTCCGCCGCAAGATCCTGGACAACGTCACCATCCCGCCGCGCCTGCGCCTTCCCGTGCACCGTCCCTCGGTGACTTTGCCGGCCCCGCCCCTACAGCCCGCCTCTTCCCCGCCCCTGGTGGATTCCCCCGAGAGCAGCGAGAACCTGGCCAAGAAACTCAAACCCTCCCGTCGAGACGAGGAAGTCCAGTCGGTGCTTTACGTCCTCAGCTCCGTCGTGATGCATTCGGGCGTGTCGTCCGAAAGTGGACACTACTACTCCTACGGCTGCGACAGCACAGCGGAAGGGGACGCCGTCTGTCAGGAGGACTTGAGTCAAGGGGAGCAAGCCCGGCAGGGTCCGAGCGGTCAAGGGGGCGGCAGCTCTGTGCCCACCAGCGACTGGCTGCTGTTCAATGACAGCAGGGTGACATTTGCCTCCTTCCAGTCGGTGCAAAACATCACCAGTCGCTTCCCCAAGGACACGGCCTATGTGCTCATGTacaggaaacaggaagtggccgGGCAGGCCTCCATTAAAGGCCCGACGGCCAGCGGAATAAGGCAGAGCGCCGAGCCGCCGTTGCAGAAAGAACTGCTGGATGCCATTATCAAGGACAATAAGTTGTATCTACAG GAACAAGAGCTGAACGCTCGGACTCAGGCTCTGCAGGCGCCGTCTTCTTCCTGCTCCTTCAGGCCCAACGGCTCAGATGACAACAACCCGCCGGGGAGTTGCGGACCGtctggagggggagggggaggaggagggtttAACACCATTAGTAGACTGGTCTTCTAA
- the usp38 gene encoding ubiquitin carboxyl-terminal hydrolase 38 isoform X1: MDKILEGLISSAHTLPVKKAIVKKVVEAAEKDVAAEECRALFAATTRLILLGEDPFQKQVGFQVLEAYARYHRSAFEAFFTKDFVLGLLQQGYEQLDHKDPAVVDYIHCGLRLLISCPAVLELFAVVQVEVLRMVCERPGPAACARLASLLSDFVQCVPRDKGGVLFCQQLVRTIGYFHCLANQEQELGEYVAQVTKVSTLLQNIWKAEPATLLPSLQEVFAIISSTDPAFEPSIALASLVQYIPVQMITVLIKSLTTDQNVKDANMTKALCRMIDWLSWPLAQHVDTWVIALLKGLAAVQKFTILIDVTLLKIELVFNRLWYPIVRPGALAVLSHMLLSFQHSPEAFHLVIPHVVHLVQSLQADGLPTSKAFLLQFSELVHCMMYQYSGFPDLYDHILEAIKDLPKPSEEKIKLVLNQSAWTSQSNSFASGPLRQVGKSETGKTGLVNLGNTCFMNSILQTLFMATDFRRHVLSLRLNGCSTLMKKLQMLFAFLAHTQRAAYAPRNFLEVSRPPWFNAGSQQDCSEYLRFLLDRLHEEEKTIQVLESNNPSVPTDAIDASGKEASAPTSPEEGEAPAPKVDDNDRRTLIERTFGGKLVTGIRCTHCDCVSEKEEPFTDLSLAFCPSRGATKSNESKSDESKVVCQGSVNGGSETPMPGTKDQSGHVHGLPENNEPPLTVPDLVDYFLAPEILDKDNAYFCGKCGSLRRAERTLKVMSAPEYLILTLLRFAYDAKCHVRRKILDNVTIPPRLRLPVHRPSVTLPAPPLQPASSPPLVDSPESSENLAKKLKPSRRDEEVQSVLYVLSSVVMHSGVSSESGHYYSYGCDSTAEGDAVCQEDLSQGEQARQGPSGQGGGSSVPTSDWLLFNDSRVTFASFQSVQNITSRFPKDTAYVLMYRKQEVAGQASIKGPTASGIRQSAEPPLQKELLDAIIKDNKLYLQEQELNARTQALQAPSSSCSFRPNGSDDNNPPGSCGPSGGGGGGGGFNTISRLVF, from the exons atggacaaaattTTGGAGGGCCTGATCAGCTCTGCTCACACGCTTCCGGTGAAGAAGGCCATTGTGAAAAAGGTGGTGGAGGCGGCAGAGAAGGACGTGGCGGCGGAGGAGTGCCGGGCTCTGTTTGCTGCCACGACCCGCCTCATCCTGCTGGGGGAGGACCCCTTCCAGAAGCAA GTGGGCTTCCAGGTCCTGGAGGCGTACGCACGCTACCACCGCTCGGCGTTTGAGGCGTTCTTCACCAAGGACTTTGTGCTGGGCCTGCTGCAGCAGGGCTACGAGCAGCTGGATCACAAAGACCCCGCCGTGGTGGACTACATCCACTGCGGCTTGCGGCTGCTCATCAGTTGCCCCGCCGTGCTGGAGCTTTTCGCCGTGGTCCAGGTGGAGGTGCTGAGGATGGTGTGCGAGCGGCCCGGGCCGGCCGCGTGCGCCCGTCTCGCCTCCCTGCTGTCGGACTTTGTGCAGTGCGTGCCCAGGGACAAGGGCGGCGTCCTGTTCTGCCAGCAGCTGGTGAGGACCATCGGCTACTTCCACTGCCTGGCCAACCAGGAGCAGGAACTGGGCGAGTACGTGGCCCAGGTCACCAAGGTCAGCACGTTGCTGCAGAACATCTGGAAGGCCGAGCCGGCCACGCTGCTGCCTTCCCTACAGGAGGTCTTCGCCATCATCTCTTCTACGG ACCCAGCGTTCGAACCGTCCATCGCCTTGGCCAGTCTGGTGCAGTACATCCCGGTCCAGATGATCACAGTGCTTATTAAGAGTCTCACCACAGACCAGAATGTCAAAGACGCAAACATGACCAAAGCACTCTGCAG GATGATTGACTGGCTCTCTTGGCCTCTGGCCCAGCACGTGGACACCTGGGTTATCGCTTTGCTCAAAGGCCTGGCCGCCGTTCAGAAGTTCACCATCCTCATAGATGTCACTCTGCTCAAAATTGAACTG GTGTTCAATCGTCTGTGGTACCCCATCGTGCGACCGGGGGCCCTCGCCGTCCTCTCCCACATGCTCCTCAGTTTCCAGCATTCTCCCGAGGCCTTCCATCTG GTTATTCCGCACGTGGTGCATCTGGTGCAGTCGCTGCAGGCCGACGGGCTCCCCACCAGTAAAGCCTTCCTGCTGCAGTTCAGCGAGCTCGTGCACTGCATGATGTATCAGTATTCTGGATTCCCTGATCTCTACGACCACATTTTGGAAGCCATCAAG GATCTGCCGAAACCAAGCGAGGAGAAGATCAAGCTGGTGCTGAATCAAAGTGCCTGGACGTCCCAGTCCAACTCTTTTGCCTCGGGACCGCTGAGGCAGGTCGGGAAGTCCGAGACTGGCAAGACGGGCTTGGTCAACCTGGGCAACACCTGCTTCATGAACAGCATCCTGCAGACGCTCTTCATGGCCACAGA TTTCAGACGACACGTGTTGTCGCTGCGCCTGAACGGTTGCAGCACGCTGATGAAGAAGCTGCAGATGCTCTTTGCTTTCCTTGCACACACTCAG AGGGCGGCCTACGCTCCGAGGAACTTCTTGGAGGTGTCCCGCCCGCCGTGGTTTAATGCGGGCTCTCAGCAGGACTGCTCAGAGTACCTCCGCTTTCTCCTCGACAG GTTACACGAAGAGGAGAAAACCATTCAGGTGTTGGAATCAAACAACCCAAGTGTTCCCACCGACGCCATCGATGCAAGCGGCAAAGAAGCGAGCGCTCCGACGTCCCCCGAAGAAGGCGAAGCTCCCGCTCCAAAAGTGGACGACAACGACAGACGGACCTTGATTGAGAGGACTTTTGGCGGGAAACTCGTGACGGGCATCCGCTGCACCCACTGCGACTGCGTCTCCGAGAAGGAAGAGCCCTTCACGGACCTTTCGCTGGCCTTCTGCCCCTCGCGGGGTGCCACCAAATCCAACGAGTCCAAA TCGGACGAGTCCAAAGTGGTTTGCCAGGGTTCCGTCAACGGCGGCAGCGAGACCCCTATGCCGGGGACCAAAGACCAATCCGGACACGTCCACGGCCTGCCAGAGAACAACGAACCTCCCCTCACCGTGCCCGACCTGGTGGACTACTTCCTAGCTCCGGAGATCCTGGATAAGGACAACGCCTACTTTTGTGGCAAGTGTGGCAGCCTGCGAAGGGCAGAGCGGACCCTCAAGGTGATGTCAGCCCCCGAGTACCTGATCCTCACGCTGCTACGCTTCGCTTACGACGCCAAGTGCCACGTCCGCCGCAAGATCCTGGACAACGTCACCATCCCGCCGCGCCTGCGCCTTCCCGTGCACCGTCCCTCGGTGACTTTGCCGGCCCCGCCCCTACAGCCCGCCTCTTCCCCGCCCCTGGTGGATTCCCCCGAGAGCAGCGAGAACCTGGCCAAGAAACTCAAACCCTCCCGTCGAGACGAGGAAGTCCAGTCGGTGCTTTACGTCCTCAGCTCCGTCGTGATGCATTCGGGCGTGTCGTCCGAAAGTGGACACTACTACTCCTACGGCTGCGACAGCACAGCGGAAGGGGACGCCGTCTGTCAGGAGGACTTGAGTCAAGGGGAGCAAGCCCGGCAGGGTCCGAGCGGTCAAGGGGGCGGCAGCTCTGTGCCCACCAGCGACTGGCTGCTGTTCAATGACAGCAGGGTGACATTTGCCTCCTTCCAGTCGGTGCAAAACATCACCAGTCGCTTCCCCAAGGACACGGCCTATGTGCTCATGTacaggaaacaggaagtggccgGGCAGGCCTCCATTAAAGGCCCGACGGCCAGCGGAATAAGGCAGAGCGCCGAGCCGCCGTTGCAGAAAGAACTGCTGGATGCCATTATCAAGGACAATAAGTTGTATCTACAG GAACAAGAGCTGAACGCTCGGACTCAGGCTCTGCAGGCGCCGTCTTCTTCCTGCTCCTTCAGGCCCAACGGCTCAGATGACAACAACCCGCCGGGGAGTTGCGGACCGtctggagggggagggggaggaggagggtttAACACCATTAGTAGACTGGTCTTCTAA